From the Deinococcus arcticus genome, one window contains:
- a CDS encoding 3' terminal RNA ribose 2'-O-methyltransferase Hen1 produces MLLTITTTHQPATDLGFLLMKHPERVLERPLPFGRSLVFYPEATPEQTTAALLVEVDPVALSRAPAGGETGTLEPYVNDRPYASGSFLAVALRDAYGTAMTGQSRDRPELAAQAIPLTLTLPCVAARGGPELPERLFAPLGYAVEVRPLPLDPEFPEWGERPYVALTLRAQVRLSDALRHLYVLLPALDGKKHYYVGEEEVDKLLRHGQGWLDTHPEREWITARYLRFRGLVTQARAHFVLPDEAGGGPAAADEPAVPAKPRLHDERLDGVAGVLQQSGAARVLDLGCGEGKLLRRLLAAPQFRELVGLDISARSLEIAADKLRLAERPELRERVRLLHGSLAYPDSRLRGFDAAALVEVIEHLEPHRLEALTANVLGFARPGLLVVTTPNREYNATFGEAAGLRHPDHRFEWTRAEFQAWAQAAAQAYGYAVEFRPLGDIHPNYGPVTQMALFTQEGRASPR; encoded by the coding sequence ATGCTGCTGACCATTACCACCACCCACCAGCCTGCCACCGACCTGGGCTTCTTGCTCATGAAGCACCCGGAGCGCGTGCTGGAACGCCCGCTGCCCTTTGGCCGCTCGCTGGTGTTCTACCCGGAGGCCACCCCGGAGCAGACCACCGCCGCGCTGCTGGTCGAGGTGGACCCGGTGGCGCTGTCGCGCGCCCCGGCAGGCGGCGAGACCGGCACCCTGGAACCCTATGTGAACGACCGCCCTTACGCCTCGGGGAGCTTTCTGGCCGTGGCGCTGCGCGACGCGTACGGCACGGCCATGACCGGCCAGAGCCGCGACCGGCCCGAACTGGCGGCTCAGGCCATTCCTTTAACCCTCACATTGCCGTGTGTGGCGGCGCGCGGCGGCCCCGAGTTACCGGAGCGCCTGTTCGCGCCGCTGGGCTACGCGGTAGAGGTCCGGCCCCTGCCGCTGGACCCCGAGTTTCCCGAATGGGGCGAGCGGCCCTACGTGGCGCTGACCCTGCGCGCCCAGGTGCGCCTGAGTGACGCCCTGCGCCACCTGTACGTGCTGCTGCCTGCCCTGGACGGCAAGAAACACTACTACGTGGGCGAAGAGGAGGTGGACAAGCTGCTGCGCCACGGGCAGGGCTGGCTGGACACCCACCCGGAACGCGAGTGGATTACCGCGCGCTACCTACGTTTTCGGGGGCTGGTCACCCAGGCCCGCGCGCACTTCGTGCTGCCGGACGAGGCGGGGGGTGGGCCAGCTGCGGCCGACGAACCGGCGGTCCCAGCAAAACCCCGATTGCACGACGAGCGGCTGGACGGGGTGGCCGGGGTGCTGCAGCAGAGCGGCGCCGCGCGGGTGCTGGACCTGGGCTGCGGCGAGGGCAAACTGCTGCGCCGCCTGCTGGCCGCCCCGCAGTTCCGCGAACTGGTGGGGCTGGACATCAGCGCGCGCAGCCTGGAGATTGCCGCCGACAAGCTGCGCCTGGCGGAGCGCCCCGAACTGCGTGAGCGCGTGCGCCTGCTGCACGGCAGCCTCGCCTACCCGGATTCACGGTTAAGGGGCTTTGACGCCGCCGCGCTGGTGGAAGTCATTGAGCATCTGGAGCCGCACCGACTGGAGGCCCTGACGGCCAACGTGCTGGGCTTTGCGCGCCCCGGGCTGCTGGTGGTGACCACGCCCAACCGCGAGTACAACGCCACCTTTGGCGAGGCGGCGGGCCTGCGCCACCCGGACCACCGCTTCGAGTGGACCCGCGCCGAGTTTCAGGCCTGGGCACAGGCGGCGGCCCAGGCGTACGGCTATGCCGTCGAATTCCGCCCATTGGGCGACATTCACCCCAACTACGGCCCGGTAACGCAGATGGCGCTGTTCACCCAGGAAGGCCGGGCCAGCCCCCGCTGA
- the aceE gene encoding pyruvate dehydrogenase (acetyl-transferring), homodimeric type codes for MTKTPPNRPPRAAMNAQERQQLNSVETQEWLDSLAYVFADAGDNRAAELLEELDHYAYFHGAPITFKQNTPYINTIDVEAQPEYPGDVELERKIRNIIRWNAVVMVIKANKKSDGIGGHLSTYASAAELLEVGFNHFFRGHGAGQDRDLVFYQGHASPGVYARSFLEGRWDEGRMNRFRRELQADGEGLSSYPHPWLMPDYWEFPTVSMGLGPIQAIYQARFIKYLENRGLKPKGDAKVWAFLGDGEMDEPQSIGAIRFASYENLDNLIFVLNANLQRLDGPVRANSKVIQEFEALFRGAGWNVIKVIWDGKWDELLAKDYNGHIVKRFELLVDGESQRYAAFGGKELREKFFNTPELKALIEDWSDADLELLNRGGHDVHKIYAAYKAATEHQGSPTIIIPRTIKGYGLGESAQARNVAHQVKKLDFSTLKNLRDLLELPLTDEQVEHMAYYHPGPDSPEVKYALERRAALGGPVPARKVEYPHPTIPNGEFYEEFAKGSGDRQVSTTMAAVQIISKLLRDKEIGKLIVPIVPDEARTFGMDALVPRIGIYSPRGQTYTPVDSGSLMAYKESVDGQMLEEGITEDGAMASWIAAGTAYANHGVPTIPFFVLYSMFGMQRVGDLVWAAADQRARGFILGATAGRTTLAGEGLQHQDGNSHLQAYVVPNLRTYDPAFAYELAVIIEHGIQRMYVDGMDEFYYVTIDNENELQPAMPADGRSHEEIREGIIRGLYRYQKSGNTKAKLRAQLLAGGPAMGAAQAAVTTLEKYGVAADLWSVTSYKELHQDALLAQRHNMLHPTQEPRVSYVASQLTKENAPGVLISVSDYVKLGADGLNGHLDRKLWTLGTDGFGRSEAREELRDFFEVDARHIVLATLYALQRDGKVKGEVVASAIADFGIDPEREAPVLR; via the coding sequence ATGACCAAAACGCCCCCGAACCGGCCGCCCCGCGCGGCCATGAACGCGCAGGAGCGGCAACAGCTCAACAGCGTGGAAACCCAGGAGTGGCTGGACTCGCTGGCGTACGTGTTTGCTGATGCCGGGGACAACCGCGCCGCCGAGCTGCTGGAAGAGCTTGACCACTACGCCTACTTTCACGGCGCGCCCATCACCTTTAAGCAGAACACCCCCTACATCAACACCATTGATGTCGAGGCCCAGCCTGAGTACCCCGGCGATGTGGAGTTGGAGCGCAAGATCCGCAACATCATCCGCTGGAACGCGGTGGTCATGGTCATCAAGGCCAACAAGAAGAGTGACGGCATTGGCGGCCACCTCAGCACCTACGCCAGTGCGGCCGAGCTGCTGGAGGTGGGTTTCAACCACTTCTTCCGGGGCCACGGCGCCGGGCAGGACCGCGACCTCGTGTTCTACCAGGGCCACGCCTCGCCCGGCGTGTACGCCCGCTCGTTCCTGGAAGGCCGCTGGGACGAGGGCCGCATGAACCGTTTCCGGCGCGAGCTGCAGGCCGACGGCGAGGGCCTGTCCAGCTACCCCCACCCCTGGCTGATGCCGGACTACTGGGAATTCCCCACCGTCAGCATGGGCCTGGGGCCCATTCAGGCCATCTACCAGGCGCGCTTCATCAAGTACCTGGAAAACCGCGGTCTGAAGCCCAAGGGCGACGCCAAGGTCTGGGCCTTCCTGGGTGACGGCGAGATGGACGAGCCGCAAAGTATCGGCGCGATCCGCTTTGCCTCCTACGAGAACCTGGACAACCTGATTTTCGTGCTGAACGCCAACCTGCAGCGTCTCGACGGCCCGGTGCGCGCCAACTCCAAGGTTATTCAGGAGTTCGAGGCGCTCTTCCGCGGCGCGGGCTGGAACGTCATCAAGGTCATCTGGGACGGCAAGTGGGACGAGCTGCTGGCCAAGGACTACAACGGCCACATCGTCAAGCGCTTCGAGTTGCTGGTGGACGGTGAGTCTCAGCGCTACGCCGCGTTTGGCGGTAAGGAGCTGCGCGAGAAGTTCTTTAACACACCGGAACTCAAGGCCCTGATTGAAGACTGGAGCGACGCCGACCTGGAATTGCTGAACCGCGGCGGGCACGACGTGCACAAGATCTACGCCGCGTACAAGGCCGCCACCGAGCATCAGGGCAGCCCCACCATCATCATTCCGCGCACCATCAAGGGCTACGGCCTGGGCGAGAGTGCGCAGGCCCGCAACGTGGCCCACCAGGTCAAGAAGCTGGATTTCTCGACCCTGAAGAACCTGCGTGACCTGCTGGAACTGCCCCTGACCGACGAGCAGGTGGAGCACATGGCGTACTACCACCCGGGCCCTGACAGCCCGGAAGTGAAGTACGCCCTGGAACGCCGCGCCGCGCTGGGCGGCCCCGTTCCGGCCCGCAAGGTGGAGTACCCGCACCCCACGATTCCCAACGGCGAGTTCTACGAGGAATTTGCCAAGGGCAGCGGCGACCGGCAGGTCAGCACCACCATGGCCGCCGTGCAGATCATCTCCAAGCTGCTGCGCGACAAGGAAATTGGCAAGCTGATCGTGCCCATCGTGCCCGACGAGGCCCGCACCTTCGGCATGGACGCCCTCGTGCCCCGCATCGGCATCTACAGCCCGCGCGGTCAGACCTACACCCCCGTGGACTCCGGCAGCCTGATGGCCTACAAGGAAAGCGTGGACGGCCAGATGCTGGAAGAGGGCATCACCGAAGACGGCGCCATGGCGTCCTGGATTGCCGCGGGCACGGCCTACGCCAACCACGGCGTGCCCACCATTCCCTTCTTCGTGCTGTACTCCATGTTCGGCATGCAGCGCGTGGGTGACCTCGTGTGGGCCGCCGCCGACCAGCGCGCGCGTGGCTTCATTCTGGGCGCCACCGCCGGGCGCACCACTCTGGCCGGGGAAGGGTTGCAGCACCAGGACGGCAACAGCCACCTGCAGGCGTATGTGGTGCCCAACCTCAGAACCTACGACCCCGCGTTTGCCTACGAGCTGGCGGTGATCATCGAGCACGGTATTCAGCGGATGTACGTGGACGGTATGGACGAGTTCTACTACGTCACCATTGACAACGAGAACGAACTGCAGCCCGCCATGCCCGCCGACGGCCGCAGTCACGAGGAGATCCGCGAGGGCATCATCCGCGGCCTGTACCGCTACCAGAAGTCGGGCAACACCAAGGCCAAGCTGCGCGCGCAGCTGCTGGCGGGCGGCCCGGCCATGGGCGCCGCGCAGGCGGCTGTGACCACGCTGGAGAAGTACGGCGTGGCGGCCGACCTGTGGTCCGTGACCAGCTACAAGGAACTGCATCAGGACGCCCTGCTGGCGCAGCGCCACAACATGCTGCACCCCACCCAGGAACCCCGCGTGTCCTACGTGGCCTCGCAATTGACCAAGGAGAACGCCCCTGGCGTCCTGATCTCCGTCAGTGACTACGTGAAGCTGGGCGCCGACGGTCTGAACGGCCACTTGGACCGCAAGCTGTGGACCCTGGGCACCGACGGCTTTGGCCGCAGCGAGGCCCGCGAGGAACTACGCGACTTCTTCGAGGTGGACGCCCGCCACATTGTGCTGGCCACCCTGTACGCGCTGCAGCGCGACGGCAAGGTGAAGGGCGAGGTGGTGGCCAGCGCCATTGCCGACTTCGGCATTGACCCCGAACGCGAAGCGCCGGTCTTGCGGTGA
- a CDS encoding LysR substrate-binding domain-containing protein produces MELRHLRHFVALAEEEHFGRAAERVFVVQQALSNSIRNLEEEVGVPLVLRTTRRVQLTPAGQEFLVGARATLALAAQTIERARRAARGEVGRLSVGFVGGLAFGGLPEIVRRFRELYPNVSVDLRELTAQEQEAALRGGQIDVGLMLLPVRDPGLESRALWRQPLVAALPAAHPLARKRRLKISDLAPEPFVFFPRQIRATYFDQVMRWCAGAGFTPHVVQEAIEVPTLLSLVAAGVGVFLPIEFFSRLSLPGVVYRPVEDAPIVEIVAVWRRGEGKSPVVRGFLGVAQEVLAGNETTDAPAPKETFSRE; encoded by the coding sequence ATTGAACTGCGCCACCTGCGGCATTTTGTGGCCCTGGCCGAGGAAGAGCACTTTGGCCGGGCCGCCGAACGCGTGTTCGTGGTGCAGCAGGCCCTGAGCAATTCCATTCGCAACCTGGAAGAGGAGGTGGGCGTCCCCCTGGTGCTGCGCACCACCCGCCGCGTGCAGCTAACCCCGGCCGGGCAGGAATTCCTGGTGGGCGCCCGGGCCACGCTGGCGCTGGCCGCCCAGACCATCGAGCGCGCCCGCCGCGCCGCCCGGGGCGAGGTGGGGCGCCTGAGCGTGGGCTTTGTGGGGGGGCTGGCCTTTGGCGGCCTGCCGGAAATCGTGCGGCGGTTTCGCGAGCTGTACCCGAATGTCAGCGTGGACCTGCGCGAACTGACCGCCCAGGAGCAGGAAGCGGCGCTGCGCGGCGGCCAGATTGACGTGGGGCTGATGCTGCTGCCCGTGCGCGACCCGGGGCTGGAATCGCGCGCCCTGTGGCGCCAGCCGCTGGTGGCCGCGCTGCCCGCCGCGCACCCGCTGGCCCGCAAGCGGCGCCTGAAAATCAGCGATCTGGCGCCCGAACCGTTTGTTTTTTTTCCGCGCCAGATCCGGGCCACCTACTTTGACCAGGTGATGCGCTGGTGCGCCGGGGCGGGCTTCACGCCGCATGTGGTGCAGGAGGCCATTGAGGTGCCCACGCTGCTGTCGCTGGTGGCGGCGGGCGTGGGGGTCTTTTTGCCCATCGAATTTTTCAGTCGCCTGAGCCTGCCCGGCGTGGTGTACCGGCCTGTCGAGGACGCCCCCATCGTGGAGATCGTGGCGGTGTGGCGCCGGGGCGAGGGAAAAAGCCCGGTGGTGCGCGGCTTTCTGGGGGTGGCGCAGGAAGTGCTGGCGGGCAACGAGACCACAGATGCCCCGGCGCCAAAGGAGACGTTCAGCCGTGAATAA
- the aceF gene encoding dihydrolipoyllysine-residue acetyltransferase yields the protein MTTELKLPDVGDNIEQGTVVTVLVKAGDTVTAGQPIIEIETDKAVVEVPAESGGTVAAVNVQVGDTVKVGGVIATLGAAASTGTEASAGQTPAPGTPSAEPDAPATASDPATANRVAAAQLESQKAQAAPAPSTGNQPSSTAITLPDVGDNIEQGTVVTVLVKPGDSVKEGQPVIEIETDKAVVEVPASAGGTVQSVNVKVGDTVKVGGVIATLGGGASTAASAAAPGTPAPASAAAPDVSSLSTQVPRPPGAASVSPERAHPPTQAPGAERPYNTQSYDGRPIIPAAPSVRRLARELGVDLRGVQGSGIAGRISEEDVRRTGGAPTGAAPAPVDATGAAPAAVAAAAPVTAAAPLPDFAKWGPVTREDMSGIRKATVRSMTASTQIPMVTHFDKADVTVMEEVRKRYGARVEKAGGKLTMTHILMKVVANALRKFPKFGASLDLENNQVIFKDYVNIGVAVDTPVGLLVPVVKDADRKSITDLVLELSELAGRARERKLKPDEMQGATFTISNLGGIGGHAFTPIVNSPEVAILGVSRGGMEPVWNKETGTFEPRNMLPLSLTYDHRLIDGADAARFVRFIAESLEDPFLISL from the coding sequence ATGACCACAGAACTGAAACTCCCCGATGTGGGCGACAATATCGAGCAGGGCACCGTGGTGACTGTGCTGGTGAAAGCGGGCGATACGGTCACGGCCGGGCAGCCCATCATTGAGATTGAAACGGACAAGGCGGTTGTGGAGGTGCCGGCCGAGAGCGGCGGGACCGTGGCGGCTGTGAACGTGCAGGTGGGCGACACCGTGAAGGTGGGCGGCGTGATTGCCACCCTGGGCGCTGCGGCCAGCACAGGCACCGAGGCCAGCGCCGGGCAGACCCCGGCCCCCGGCACCCCCTCCGCCGAGCCGGATGCCCCGGCCACTGCCAGCGATCCTGCCACCGCCAACCGCGTGGCAGCGGCCCAGCTGGAAAGCCAGAAGGCGCAGGCGGCCCCTGCTCCATCAACGGGCAACCAGCCATCATCCACCGCCATCACCCTGCCGGATGTGGGCGACAACATTGAGCAGGGCACGGTGGTCACGGTGCTGGTCAAGCCCGGCGACAGCGTGAAAGAGGGCCAGCCTGTCATCGAGATCGAGACCGACAAGGCCGTGGTGGAGGTGCCCGCGAGTGCAGGGGGCACCGTGCAGAGCGTGAACGTGAAGGTGGGCGATACGGTGAAGGTGGGCGGTGTGATCGCCACCCTGGGCGGCGGGGCCAGTACGGCGGCGTCAGCGGCGGCCCCCGGCACCCCGGCCCCGGCGTCTGCCGCCGCGCCGGACGTGTCCAGCCTCAGCACCCAGGTCCCCCGGCCCCCGGGCGCGGCCAGCGTGTCCCCGGAACGCGCCCACCCGCCCACCCAGGCCCCCGGCGCCGAGCGGCCCTATAACACCCAGAGTTACGATGGCCGCCCCATCATTCCGGCGGCGCCCAGCGTGCGCCGACTGGCCCGTGAACTGGGCGTGGACCTGCGCGGGGTGCAGGGCAGTGGCATCGCCGGCCGCATCAGCGAGGAAGACGTGCGCCGCACCGGCGGTGCACCCACCGGGGCCGCGCCGGCCCCGGTGGATGCGACTGGCGCTGCGCCGGCTGCTGTTGCCGCCGCTGCACCGGTCACGGCCGCCGCACCCCTGCCCGACTTTGCCAAGTGGGGCCCCGTGACCCGCGAGGACATGAGCGGCATCCGCAAGGCCACCGTGCGCTCCATGACGGCCAGCACGCAGATTCCCATGGTCACGCACTTTGACAAGGCCGATGTGACCGTGATGGAAGAGGTGCGCAAGCGCTACGGCGCCCGGGTGGAAAAGGCGGGCGGCAAGCTCACCATGACCCACATCCTGATGAAGGTGGTGGCGAATGCCCTGCGCAAGTTCCCCAAGTTCGGCGCCAGCCTGGACCTGGAGAACAATCAGGTCATCTTCAAGGACTACGTGAATATCGGCGTGGCGGTGGATACCCCCGTGGGCCTGCTGGTGCCGGTGGTCAAGGACGCCGACCGCAAGAGCATCACCGACCTGGTGCTGGAACTCTCAGAGCTGGCCGGCCGCGCCCGCGAGCGCAAGCTCAAGCCCGACGAGATGCAGGGTGCCACCTTCACCATCTCCAACCTGGGCGGCATTGGCGGGCACGCCTTCACGCCCATTGTGAACAGCCCCGAGGTGGCCATCCTGGGTGTCTCGCGCGGGGGCATGGAGCCCGTGTGGAACAAGGAAACGGGCACCTTCGAGCCGCGCAACATGCTGCCCCTCTCGCTCACCTACGACCACCGCCTGATTGACGGTGCCGACGCCGCGCGCTTCGTGCGCTTCATTGCCGAGAGCCTGGAAGACCCCTTCTTGATCTCGCTGTAA
- a CDS encoding TCR/Tet family MFS transporter encodes MRARPAALIFILLTALIDIIGIGLIIPVLPGLVKELAGSEAAGAQSIGWLTAAYAVMQFVFAPILGRLSDRFGRRPVLLLSLAGMALDYVLLYFAPSLWWLFLGRVLAGITGASLTVANAYIADVTPPEQRAKNFGLLGATFGVGFILGPALGGFLGEYGLRVPFLVAAGLTALNLLYGLFVLPESLPASARAKGFEGRDLNPLLPLKALTEYPILRSLALTFVLLGLAGQVIFSTWVLYTERVLRWSPGQNGVALAFFGLLVAVVQGGLIGPFIARFGERRTIMTGLVASILEFMLLAFARSGVTLYASLVVGALGGLANPAIQGLISRQVSETEQGRVQGAVTSLNSLVGVVGPIVATAVYAYGAGHGFPGAAFLMGAALSVAGTFLILGVLRGLPETGKPGMQNA; translated from the coding sequence ATGCGTGCCCGGCCTGCCGCCCTGATTTTTATTCTCCTCACCGCTCTGATTGACATCATCGGCATCGGGCTGATCATTCCGGTGCTGCCGGGGCTGGTCAAGGAACTGGCCGGCTCGGAGGCGGCGGGCGCCCAGAGCATCGGCTGGCTCACGGCCGCCTACGCGGTCATGCAGTTTGTATTCGCGCCCATCCTGGGCCGCCTGAGTGATCGCTTCGGCCGCCGCCCGGTGCTGCTGCTGTCGCTGGCGGGCATGGCGCTGGACTATGTGCTGCTGTACTTCGCGCCCAGCCTGTGGTGGCTCTTTCTGGGCCGCGTGCTGGCGGGCATTACCGGCGCCAGCCTGACTGTGGCCAACGCCTACATTGCCGATGTCACGCCGCCTGAACAGCGGGCCAAGAATTTCGGCCTGCTGGGGGCCACCTTCGGCGTGGGCTTCATTCTGGGGCCGGCCCTGGGCGGCTTCCTGGGCGAGTACGGCCTGCGGGTGCCGTTTCTGGTGGCGGCGGGTCTGACCGCCCTGAACCTGTTGTACGGCCTGTTCGTGCTGCCCGAGTCGCTGCCTGCCAGTGCGCGGGCCAAGGGCTTTGAGGGCCGCGACCTCAACCCCCTGCTGCCCCTGAAGGCCCTGACCGAGTACCCCATTCTGCGTAGCCTCGCCCTGACCTTCGTGCTGCTGGGGCTGGCCGGGCAGGTCATCTTCAGCACCTGGGTGCTGTACACCGAACGCGTGCTGCGCTGGAGCCCCGGGCAGAACGGCGTGGCACTGGCCTTTTTCGGCCTGCTGGTGGCGGTGGTGCAGGGCGGCCTGATTGGCCCATTTATCGCCCGCTTTGGCGAGCGGCGCACCATCATGACCGGGCTGGTGGCCTCCATTCTGGAATTCATGCTGCTGGCCTTTGCGCGCAGTGGGGTCACGCTGTACGCCTCGCTGGTGGTGGGGGCGCTGGGCGGGCTGGCGAACCCGGCCATTCAGGGCCTGATCTCGCGGCAGGTCAGCGAAACCGAACAGGGGCGGGTGCAGGGGGCGGTCACCAGCCTGAACAGTCTGGTGGGCGTGGTGGGGCCCATTGTGGCCACAGCGGTCTACGCGTACGGCGCGGGCCACGGCTTTCCCGGTGCGGCGTTCCTGATGGGCGCGGCGCTCTCGGTGGCGGGCACGTTCCTGATTCTAGGCGTGCTGCGTGGCCTGCCGGAAACGGGAAAGCCGGGAATGCAGAACGCTTGA
- a CDS encoding polynucleotide kinase-phosphatase, with protein MTQPHIPLPELALVALVGASSSGKSTFAARHFGPHEVLSSDHFRALVSGSEHTLDANAAAFDSLFYVAAKRLERGLLTVIDATSVRPDDRRRLVDLARAHDVLPVAIVLDLPRGLLEARHEARGDRPFSAAVVGRQQTELRRTLRGMGKEGFRHVWTLRSPEEVEAAWVTRVPLYTNKKHLHGPFDFIGDVHGCLNELRELLQKLGYVLEGDHATPPPGRTAVFVGDLVDRGPDSAGVLRLVMNMVASGAALCVPGNHDEKLKRALDGKAVKALHGLDATLAQLEAAGPEFRAQVRAFLDGLVSHLVLDGGRVVVAHAGLPEKYQGRSSGRVRSFALYGDVDGSTDDLGLPVRRDWAAGYRGAAHVVYGHTPVAWPRWVNRTIDLDTGCAFGGALSALRYPEMEVVSVPAHAQYAVPARPLADHTPSEAFDLAEFLQPGRIETRTFGGVMLRAGERAAAVETFSRFGVAPEWCVYLPPTMSPVETSARPDHLEHPDEAFAYFRGQGITQVICEEKHMGSRALLVLARDEAAAQARFGVTGGAGCIYTRTGRPFFKPEWEAVILARARQAATQAGLWATLNTDWLLLDAEILPWSLKAEELIKGQYAAVGAAGQATLAASVRALHAAQARGLDLGDWPGRTRARAEALTRYRAAYRAYVRRVAGPEDVRILPFHLLASEGQVHADRAHPWHLNTLSTLADAAPDLFGRTESRVVTLGTPEEAEATAWWNALTAAGGEGMVVKPLPFFAAEPRSLQPAVKVRGREYLRVIYGPEYTQPEHLGRLKARALGAKRGRALREFHLGLEGLTRFVERAAPGRVHECVLGVLALESDPIDVRL; from the coding sequence ATGACCCAGCCCCACATCCCCCTGCCTGAACTTGCCCTGGTCGCCCTGGTGGGCGCGTCTTCATCAGGCAAAAGTACCTTTGCCGCCCGGCACTTTGGCCCCCACGAGGTCCTGAGCAGCGACCATTTCCGCGCGCTGGTGAGCGGCAGCGAGCACACGCTGGACGCCAACGCCGCCGCCTTCGACAGCCTGTTCTATGTGGCGGCCAAACGCCTGGAACGCGGCCTGCTGACCGTGATTGACGCGACCTCGGTGCGCCCGGACGACCGCCGCCGCCTCGTGGACCTGGCCCGCGCGCATGACGTGCTGCCGGTGGCGATTGTGCTGGACCTGCCCCGGGGACTGCTGGAAGCCCGCCACGAGGCGCGCGGTGACCGGCCCTTCAGCGCGGCCGTCGTTGGCCGTCAGCAGACCGAACTGCGGCGCACCCTGCGCGGCATGGGCAAGGAAGGCTTCCGGCATGTGTGGACGCTGCGTTCGCCCGAGGAGGTGGAGGCTGCCTGGGTCACCCGCGTGCCGCTGTACACGAACAAGAAACACCTGCACGGCCCCTTCGACTTCATTGGCGACGTGCACGGCTGCCTGAACGAACTGCGCGAGCTGCTGCAGAAGCTGGGCTACGTGCTGGAGGGCGACCACGCCACGCCGCCGCCGGGCCGCACCGCCGTCTTCGTGGGCGACCTGGTGGACCGGGGCCCCGACAGCGCCGGGGTGCTGCGGCTGGTCATGAACATGGTCGCCAGCGGCGCGGCCCTGTGCGTGCCCGGCAACCACGACGAGAAACTGAAGCGTGCCCTGGACGGCAAGGCGGTCAAGGCCCTGCACGGCCTGGACGCCACCCTGGCGCAGCTGGAGGCGGCGGGGCCGGAGTTCCGGGCGCAGGTGCGGGCCTTTCTGGACGGGCTGGTGAGCCACCTCGTGCTGGACGGGGGCCGGGTGGTGGTGGCCCACGCCGGGCTGCCCGAGAAATACCAGGGCCGCAGCTCTGGCCGGGTGCGTTCCTTCGCCCTGTACGGCGATGTGGACGGCAGCACGGACGACCTGGGCCTGCCGGTCCGGCGCGACTGGGCCGCCGGGTACCGGGGCGCGGCGCACGTGGTGTATGGCCACACCCCCGTGGCGTGGCCCCGCTGGGTGAACCGCACGATTGACCTGGACACCGGTTGCGCCTTTGGCGGGGCCCTGAGCGCCCTGCGGTACCCCGAGATGGAAGTGGTGAGTGTGCCGGCCCACGCGCAGTACGCGGTGCCCGCCCGGCCCCTGGCCGACCACACCCCCAGCGAGGCCTTCGATCTGGCCGAGTTTCTGCAGCCTGGCCGGATCGAGACCCGCACCTTCGGCGGCGTGATGCTGCGCGCCGGGGAACGGGCAGCGGCCGTGGAAACCTTCAGCCGCTTCGGCGTGGCCCCGGAGTGGTGCGTGTACCTGCCCCCCACCATGAGCCCGGTGGAAACGAGCGCGCGGCCGGACCACCTGGAACATCCCGACGAGGCGTTCGCGTATTTCCGGGGCCAGGGGATCACGCAGGTGATCTGCGAGGAAAAGCACATGGGCAGCCGCGCACTGCTGGTGCTGGCCCGCGATGAGGCCGCCGCGCAGGCCCGGTTTGGGGTGACAGGCGGCGCGGGGTGCATCTACACCCGCACGGGCCGCCCCTTTTTCAAGCCCGAGTGGGAAGCGGTCATTCTGGCCCGCGCCCGGCAGGCAGCCACCCAGGCCGGGCTGTGGGCGACCCTGAACACCGACTGGCTGCTGCTGGACGCCGAGATTCTGCCCTGGAGCCTGAAGGCCGAGGAGCTGATCAAGGGCCAGTACGCCGCCGTGGGAGCGGCTGGACAGGCCACGCTGGCGGCGTCGGTGCGGGCGCTGCACGCGGCCCAGGCGCGCGGCCTGGACCTGGGGGACTGGCCGGGACGCACCCGGGCGCGCGCCGAAGCCCTGACCCGGTACCGCGCCGCCTACCGCGCCTACGTGCGCCGGGTGGCAGGGCCCGAGGACGTGCGGATTCTGCCGTTCCACCTGCTGGCTTCAGAAGGGCAGGTGCATGCGGACAGGGCCCACCCCTGGCACCTGAACACGCTGAGTACCCTGGCCGACGCGGCACCAGACCTGTTCGGGCGCACCGAATCCCGGGTCGTGACGCTGGGCACGCCCGAGGAGGCCGAGGCCACCGCGTGGTGGAACGCCCTGACCGCAGCGGGTGGGGAGGGCATGGTGGTCAAGCCGCTGCCCTTCTTCGCGGCCGAGCCCCGGTCCCTGCAGCCGGCGGTGAAGGTGCGCGGGCGTGAATACCTGCGCGTCATCTACGGCCCGGAGTACACGCAGCCCGAACACCTGGGCCGCCTCAAGGCCCGCGCGCTGGGCGCCAAGCGGGGCCGGGCCCTGCGCGAATTTCACCTGGGCCTGGAAGGCCTGACCCGCTTTGTCGAGCGCGCCGCGCCGGGGCGGGTGCACGAATGCGTGCTGGGCGTCCTGGCCCTGGAAAGCGATCCCATTGACGTGAGGCTGTAA